A portion of the Halodesulfovibrio aestuarii DSM 17919 = ATCC 29578 genome contains these proteins:
- a CDS encoding methyl-accepting chemotaxis protein, with amino-acid sequence MWNFKKIQCLAMGGVLVQFISCLVVYNTSGTIPLFFLIATLMAVALFLAMYIAVSHLRSDNKKLQEYISEILKDNFDAPYPKRTSQDEICGLVKQLIDELKREKGVLLGVIKGLPVPYLLVDVDEKALFTNQECLDMLEIDGAPEAQYGNTLGEIFYNDRTRETAVGQSIKNGKVFKNLEVTINGHKGGQCHVLANVYPLYNIDGSCVGGLCLYLDMTQLKKHEESLMAQHKLIASSAEKISVITERLTASCSEISSQVDESLKLSVTQQNGTTDVAAAMEQMNASVVDVARSANEASELAESTRGSATQGVEVVQQSRKVITRVHEHAVELKSDMHELGGHAESIGDIISVINDIADQTNLLALNAAIEAARAGEAGRGFAVVADEVRKLAEKTMQATTEVSRTVDAIQVSAEKSIASTDAASDAIDENTKLSADSAEVLDTIVTMANTTADRVRDIAAAAGEQSAASDQISSAATHINDLANENTAAMNESAIAVNDVARLASELTVLVAELRDIR; translated from the coding sequence ATGTGGAATTTTAAAAAGATTCAATGTCTTGCAATGGGTGGGGTTCTAGTCCAATTTATATCCTGTCTTGTAGTGTATAATACAAGTGGTACAATTCCACTTTTCTTTCTTATCGCTACTCTGATGGCGGTTGCGTTATTTTTAGCAATGTATATTGCTGTGTCACACCTGCGATCTGATAATAAGAAATTACAAGAATATATTTCAGAAATCTTGAAAGATAATTTTGATGCTCCATATCCTAAAAGAACCTCACAGGATGAGATTTGTGGATTAGTAAAACAGCTCATTGACGAACTCAAACGCGAAAAAGGCGTACTTCTTGGCGTCATTAAGGGGTTGCCAGTTCCGTACCTTCTTGTTGATGTAGACGAAAAGGCGCTTTTTACTAACCAAGAATGCTTAGATATGCTTGAAATAGATGGAGCTCCAGAAGCCCAGTATGGGAATACTCTTGGTGAAATCTTCTATAATGACAGAACTCGCGAGACCGCTGTTGGTCAGTCTATCAAAAACGGAAAAGTTTTTAAAAACCTTGAAGTGACAATTAATGGGCATAAGGGGGGGCAGTGTCATGTTCTCGCAAACGTATACCCATTGTATAATATTGATGGAAGTTGCGTTGGTGGACTTTGTTTATACCTTGATATGACGCAGCTTAAAAAACATGAAGAAAGTTTGATGGCGCAGCATAAACTTATTGCTTCTTCAGCTGAAAAAATCTCCGTTATTACGGAAAGGCTTACTGCCTCTTGCTCTGAAATTTCTTCACAAGTTGATGAGTCCCTTAAGCTTTCTGTAACACAACAGAATGGAACGACCGATGTGGCGGCAGCTATGGAGCAAATGAATGCCTCGGTTGTGGATGTGGCTCGAAGCGCTAACGAAGCATCTGAATTGGCAGAGTCTACTCGGGGAAGTGCTACTCAGGGCGTCGAAGTTGTCCAGCAGTCTCGCAAGGTTATCACTCGAGTGCATGAACATGCCGTTGAACTGAAAAGTGATATGCACGAACTGGGGGGCCATGCTGAATCAATTGGGGATATTATCAGCGTTATTAATGACATTGCCGACCAAACCAACTTGTTGGCATTAAATGCTGCTATTGAAGCCGCCCGTGCTGGTGAAGCCGGTAGGGGCTTTGCTGTTGTTGCTGATGAAGTACGTAAACTTGCAGAAAAAACCATGCAGGCAACTACGGAAGTTAGCAGGACGGTCGATGCTATTCAAGTTAGTGCAGAAAAATCAATTGCTTCAACAGATGCTGCATCTGACGCGATTGATGAGAATACAAAACTTTCTGCCGATTCTGCGGAAGTTCTCGATACAATTGTTACCATGGCGAATACTACCGCGGACAGAGTTCGAGACATTGCTGCAGCGGCCGGAGAACAGTCTGCTGCAAGTGATCAGATTTCATCTGCCGCAACGCATATTAATGACCTTGCCAATGAAAATACCGCAGCCATGAACGAATCCGCAATAGCCGTAAACGATGTGGCGCGTCTTGCATCTGAATTAACAGTGCTTGTGGCTGAATTGCGCGACATTCGTTAG
- a CDS encoding LL-diaminopimelate aminotransferase codes for MAEFKLADRLAAVPPYLFAQIDKVKAEVAARGVDIISLGIGDPDTPTPQFVLDAMRTALDDAANHQYPSYVGMREYRTAVSDWYKTRFNVDLDPDNEVVSLIGSKEGIAHFPLAFVNPGDLVLVCTPNYPVYGIATEFAGGQVQYVPLLEDNSFLPDLDAIDEATWEKAKAIFINYPNNPTAATADEAFYRKLIDLAKAYNVIVIADAAYTEIYFDESKKPLSILEVEGGRDVAIEFNSLSKPYNMTGWRVGMACGNEQLVRGLGKIKENVDSGIFQAVQIAGIAALRQGEPFVAGLRDMYKGRRDIVVNALHKAGIKCKVPDATFYVWSHVPDGYTSSEFVTKVLEETGVVLTPGNGFGAPGEGYFRISLTVNDERLEEAVSRIQKL; via the coding sequence ATGGCTGAGTTCAAGCTTGCTGACCGTTTGGCCGCAGTGCCACCGTATCTGTTCGCACAGATCGATAAAGTTAAGGCTGAAGTAGCCGCTCGTGGTGTTGATATTATTAGTCTCGGAATTGGCGATCCGGATACACCTACACCACAGTTTGTTCTTGATGCCATGCGCACAGCGCTGGATGACGCGGCAAACCACCAGTACCCATCATACGTTGGCATGAGAGAGTATCGTACCGCAGTTTCAGACTGGTACAAAACTCGTTTCAATGTTGACCTTGATCCGGATAATGAAGTGGTAAGCCTTATTGGCTCTAAAGAAGGTATTGCACATTTCCCGCTTGCTTTCGTTAACCCGGGCGATCTCGTCCTCGTATGTACTCCTAACTATCCGGTATATGGAATTGCAACCGAGTTTGCAGGTGGTCAGGTTCAGTATGTACCGCTTTTGGAAGACAATTCCTTCCTTCCGGATCTCGATGCTATTGATGAAGCCACTTGGGAAAAAGCCAAGGCAATCTTCATTAACTATCCGAATAACCCAACTGCAGCCACTGCAGATGAAGCGTTCTATAGAAAGCTGATTGATCTGGCGAAAGCATATAATGTCATTGTTATTGCTGACGCAGCGTACACTGAGATTTACTTCGATGAGAGCAAGAAGCCTCTTTCTATTCTTGAAGTAGAGGGTGGTAGAGATGTTGCGATTGAGTTTAACTCCTTGTCCAAACCATACAACATGACCGGTTGGCGTGTTGGTATGGCCTGCGGTAACGAACAGCTTGTTCGTGGCCTTGGTAAAATTAAAGAAAATGTGGACTCCGGTATTTTTCAGGCTGTACAGATTGCAGGTATTGCCGCACTGCGTCAGGGGGAGCCTTTTGTTGCAGGTCTTCGTGACATGTACAAAGGTCGCCGTGATATCGTGGTCAATGCGCTTCATAAAGCAGGCATTAAGTGCAAAGTACCGGATGCAACCTTTTATGTTTGGTCTCATGTGCCAGACGGGTATACCTCATCTGAATTTGTTACCAAAGTTCTGGAAGAGACCGGCGTTGTTCTTACACCGGGTAATGGCTTCGGTGCTCCTGGCGAAGGGTACTTCCGTATTTCTCTTACAGTAAATGATGAGCGTCTCGAGGAGGCGGTATCACGCATTCAGAAACTGTAG
- the folK gene encoding 2-amino-4-hydroxy-6-hydroxymethyldihydropteridine diphosphokinase, with product MTHSETVVAFVCLGSNMGDTDANLANAIAAIDSLEGVSVSETSSIFRTEPQEKKDQSWFANQVVSVICSEYVTAYNLLNNLLKIENTLGRVRDERFGPRVIDLDVLLFGNNVIESEDLIVPHPRMTERAFVLVPLQEIAPQLQFPDGRGLEDVLANLEYRVDADQIWQ from the coding sequence ATCACGCATTCAGAAACTGTAGTTGCATTCGTCTGCCTTGGCTCAAACATGGGCGATACAGATGCAAACCTTGCAAACGCCATTGCTGCTATTGATTCGCTTGAAGGTGTTTCAGTATCGGAAACTTCTTCAATTTTTCGTACTGAACCGCAGGAGAAAAAAGATCAGTCATGGTTTGCAAATCAGGTTGTCTCTGTTATCTGTTCAGAGTATGTAACTGCGTATAATCTTTTGAATAACCTGCTGAAAATTGAAAATACACTTGGCAGAGTACGTGATGAACGTTTCGGCCCGCGTGTAATTGATTTGGACGTACTGTTATTCGGCAATAACGTAATTGAATCGGAAGACCTTATTGTGCCGCATCCGCGAATGACGGAAAGGGCCTTTGTGCTTGTTCCGTTACAAGAGATCGCACCACAGTTACAGTTTCCAGATGGTAGAGGGCTTGAAGACGTTCTTGCTAATCTGGAGTACAGGGTAGACGCTGATCAGATCTGGCAATAA
- a CDS encoding TRASH domain-containing protein has protein sequence MIKWVVLLVCGWLLFKLVTNDSKKKSDKKQKDMEKKVATGDMVKDPVCGAFVSLDQDIRIRDGETIHRFCSYECRDKFLARLEESGRAISKERKEEPAD, from the coding sequence GTGATTAAATGGGTAGTTCTTTTAGTTTGTGGCTGGCTGCTTTTTAAACTTGTTACGAATGACAGCAAGAAAAAATCAGATAAGAAACAGAAAGACATGGAAAAGAAAGTTGCAACTGGTGACATGGTAAAAGATCCAGTTTGTGGCGCATTTGTTTCGCTTGATCAGGATATTCGTATCCGTGACGGAGAAACTATCCATCGTTTTTGCAGCTACGAATGTAGAGACAAGTTTTTGGCCCGCCTTGAAGAATCAGGTCGAGCTATTTCTAAAGAACGTAAAGAAGAGCCAGCTGATTAG
- a CDS encoding lysophospholipid acyltransferase family protein — MTVHSSKVLGCALGTLMWNSIPKRRKLAITAIQRHLNVEYEEAVVIAKKSFMHNCRSFLELFLVPKVNQKFINELVVQDPENAFSTCVATNSPMIAVTAHMGAWEIMAGLLGEIGSVAHRAQPLVVVRTNKNKNINELIFKLRGGRGAVVLSHRNAVFGVLRALKRKGIAAFLVDHNTKRKEALFTDFLGETAAVNSGPAFLALRGKAIVLPAFLVRNEQGGYTFILEKPLDTESLQGTREEKIQQITRFYTDAVERIVRKYPEQWFWMHKRWKTQPKAGDFILPRNDSSAQ; from the coding sequence ATGACTGTCCACAGTTCTAAGGTGCTTGGGTGTGCCCTTGGCACTCTAATGTGGAACAGCATACCAAAACGAAGAAAACTTGCGATAACAGCTATTCAACGCCATTTAAATGTTGAATATGAAGAAGCAGTTGTTATTGCCAAAAAAAGTTTTATGCATAACTGCCGGTCTTTCTTAGAGTTATTTCTTGTTCCCAAGGTAAACCAGAAATTTATTAATGAACTGGTTGTTCAAGACCCAGAGAATGCATTTTCAACCTGCGTAGCAACAAATTCTCCTATGATTGCTGTCACAGCCCACATGGGCGCCTGGGAAATTATGGCAGGTCTTTTAGGTGAAATTGGTTCTGTAGCCCACAGGGCGCAGCCATTAGTTGTCGTTCGCACCAATAAAAACAAAAACATTAACGAGCTCATTTTCAAACTCCGGGGTGGACGCGGGGCAGTAGTCCTTTCTCACCGAAATGCAGTCTTTGGAGTACTTAGAGCTCTCAAAAGAAAGGGAATCGCAGCCTTTTTGGTCGATCATAACACCAAACGAAAGGAAGCACTCTTTACAGACTTCTTAGGTGAAACAGCTGCTGTAAACTCCGGCCCAGCTTTTTTAGCCCTTAGAGGAAAAGCCATTGTTCTACCAGCATTTCTCGTCAGAAATGAACAGGGTGGATATACATTTATTTTAGAAAAACCTCTCGATACAGAAAGCCTTCAAGGAACACGTGAAGAAAAAATCCAGCAAATTACGAGATTCTACACAGATGCTGTAGAGCGAATCGTGCGCAAATACCCAGAGCAGTGGTTCTGGATGCATAAGCGCTGGAAAACCCAGCCGAAGGCTGGTGATTTTATCCTCCCAAGAAATGATAGCAGTGCTCAATAA
- a CDS encoding lysophospholipid acyltransferase family protein translates to MKIPLPIPFISSTLFHLYKIWCKTLRYEEVGRERLDELWDTKTPMVTCLWHDELFPLMHARRQLEIIAVVSQSSDGEILAQVLEKLGLLTSRGSSSRGGVKALLRVARTMKTSGHIGCITIDGPRGPRHVAKEGAVFIAHRSNAKIVPVRIAMSKTYIFKKAWDQFQVPLPFSKVKIIFGEPYDLEAGSLNDEYLEKERKRLEDKLKALL, encoded by the coding sequence GTGAAGATTCCTTTACCAATTCCCTTTATCTCTTCAACGCTTTTTCATCTGTACAAGATCTGGTGCAAAACACTTCGTTATGAAGAAGTAGGGCGTGAAAGACTGGACGAGCTCTGGGATACAAAGACACCAATGGTTACCTGCCTGTGGCATGATGAATTATTTCCGCTTATGCATGCACGAAGACAGCTTGAAATCATTGCTGTTGTAAGTCAGAGTTCAGACGGAGAAATTCTTGCACAAGTTTTAGAAAAACTTGGCCTTCTTACCAGCAGAGGATCCAGTTCGCGTGGCGGGGTAAAAGCATTGCTGCGAGTAGCTAGAACCATGAAAACATCCGGTCATATAGGCTGTATTACGATCGATGGCCCACGAGGTCCACGCCATGTAGCTAAAGAAGGTGCCGTTTTTATTGCTCACAGAAGCAACGCTAAGATTGTTCCTGTACGGATAGCCATGTCCAAAACGTATATCTTCAAAAAAGCATGGGATCAATTTCAAGTGCCATTACCCTTTTCCAAGGTAAAAATCATTTTTGGTGAACCTTACGATCTAGAAGCAGGAAGCCTTAACGATGAATATCTCGAGAAAGAGCGTAAGCGCCTAGAAGACAAACTTAAAGCTTTACTTTAA
- a CDS encoding ABC transporter ATP-binding protein: MAKFKKLPKNSAKLLKRTLRYFAPYKASIVISLIAMAVVAATTGASAYLIKPALDDIFINKNSEYLLLIPFLYFLLVLAKGAGRYSQNYFMTYCGLKVLEQLRNELFDKIICLPLKFYEEQQVGMLMSRVVNDVAEIRGSLPAVVKGIRQFLTMVGLLFVVFYQDAYLATWAVLVLPLALFPFIHFGKKLRKLGKKNQVLISAMTTFLQEKFSGIRVVKAFANEEGEKAGFRIENSRIAKLALKQTIVGQMSSPIMELIGALGIGLVIWYGGSQVITGEQTAGTFFSFVAALVMLYDPVKELTSANNSLQKALAGAERVFEILDSPDITVEQDGTQILEGVHEVSFENVTFSYDENGQPALKNININIKEGEKVAIVGPSGAGKTTFVNLVPRFYEQQEGRILINGIDSRTLTLKSLRKNVAIVSQDAFLFDTSIADNIAYSSEGSSREAIEEAARAAFAHEFITEFPDGYDTVVGERGVRLSGGQKQRLTIARALLKNAPLLILDEATSALDSESEKVVQQALENLMKDRTSLVIAHRLSTIISADRILVMKNGQVVDEGTHESLLANSLLYQRLYTLQFERHEEIA, translated from the coding sequence ATGGCAAAATTTAAAAAACTGCCTAAAAACAGCGCAAAACTTCTTAAACGTACACTGCGATACTTTGCTCCTTACAAAGCATCAATAGTTATCTCTCTTATTGCAATGGCAGTAGTGGCCGCGACAACTGGGGCATCCGCATACCTTATCAAACCAGCACTTGATGACATTTTTATCAATAAAAACAGTGAGTATTTGTTACTTATTCCTTTTTTGTACTTCCTTCTTGTCCTCGCAAAAGGGGCAGGGCGGTATTCTCAGAATTACTTTATGACCTACTGCGGCCTTAAGGTGCTTGAACAACTACGCAACGAATTATTCGATAAAATTATCTGCCTTCCACTCAAATTTTATGAAGAACAACAAGTAGGCATGCTTATGTCACGCGTTGTTAACGACGTGGCTGAAATTCGCGGCAGCCTTCCAGCTGTTGTAAAAGGAATACGTCAATTTTTGACTATGGTTGGTTTGCTTTTTGTTGTTTTCTATCAGGATGCCTACCTAGCAACTTGGGCAGTACTTGTTTTACCGCTTGCCTTATTCCCGTTTATCCATTTCGGTAAAAAACTCCGTAAGCTCGGAAAGAAAAACCAAGTTCTTATCTCCGCCATGACTACATTCCTTCAAGAAAAGTTTAGCGGGATTCGTGTAGTTAAAGCCTTTGCAAATGAAGAGGGTGAAAAAGCCGGTTTCCGTATTGAAAACAGCCGTATTGCTAAGCTTGCCCTTAAACAGACAATCGTCGGTCAAATGTCTTCGCCGATTATGGAACTAATTGGTGCACTCGGTATAGGTTTAGTTATCTGGTACGGTGGTTCACAGGTAATTACAGGCGAACAGACCGCAGGCACATTTTTCTCCTTCGTTGCAGCACTTGTCATGCTGTATGATCCGGTAAAAGAGCTCACTTCGGCGAACAATTCATTACAGAAAGCACTTGCAGGCGCTGAACGCGTTTTTGAAATTCTTGATTCTCCAGATATTACGGTAGAGCAGGATGGCACTCAAATACTTGAAGGAGTACATGAAGTTTCCTTTGAGAATGTAACTTTCAGCTATGACGAAAACGGTCAGCCTGCGCTCAAAAATATTAATATTAACATAAAAGAAGGCGAAAAAGTTGCAATCGTTGGCCCAAGTGGTGCCGGTAAAACGACGTTTGTAAACCTTGTGCCGCGTTTTTATGAGCAGCAGGAAGGGCGCATTCTTATTAACGGTATTGATTCCCGAACTCTGACACTCAAGTCATTACGAAAAAATGTTGCAATTGTTTCTCAAGATGCGTTTCTGTTTGACACCTCAATCGCTGATAACATTGCATATTCTTCAGAAGGAAGTTCAAGAGAAGCTATTGAAGAGGCAGCTCGTGCCGCATTTGCGCACGAATTTATTACTGAATTTCCTGATGGGTACGACACCGTTGTCGGCGAACGAGGAGTTCGCCTTTCCGGTGGACAAAAACAGCGCCTCACCATCGCTCGTGCTCTGTTAAAGAATGCACCGTTGCTGATACTTGATGAAGCAACAAGCGCCCTTGATTCTGAGTCCGAAAAAGTAGTCCAGCAAGCACTGGAAAACTTAATGAAAGACCGAACCAGCCTTGTCATTGCACACCGTCTTTCCACCATCATCTCTGCGGATAGAATACTGGTCATGAAAAACGGTCAGGTCGTAGACGAGGGAACTCACGAATCCTTGCTAGCTAATAGCCTTTTATATCAACGACTCTACACATTACAATTTGAAAGGCATGAGGAGATCGCTTAG
- the yedF gene encoding sulfurtransferase-like selenium metabolism protein YedF, which produces MSNTELNCLSLSCPQPVIQCKNLIEQEAPSVFTVLVDNDAAKDNVVRFLSSKGYSAKSDQIEGGWRILATASNVEACEVLTDDELASVDSSICVFISSATIGRGDDELGAKLMKNFLATLPELGKSLWRIVMVNGAVTLATKDSHVLEELKALEAAGVDLLVCGTCLEHFSMLDKKAVGETTNMLDIVTSMQVAAKVIRP; this is translated from the coding sequence ATGAGTAATACTGAATTAAATTGTCTTTCTTTGTCCTGCCCGCAGCCTGTCATCCAGTGCAAAAATTTGATTGAACAAGAAGCTCCGTCTGTATTTACTGTATTAGTAGATAATGATGCAGCAAAAGATAACGTGGTACGGTTCCTTTCTTCAAAGGGATACTCTGCTAAATCCGACCAAATTGAAGGTGGTTGGCGAATTTTGGCCACAGCTTCAAATGTTGAAGCATGTGAAGTTCTCACTGACGACGAACTGGCTTCGGTCGACAGTAGTATATGCGTTTTTATTTCTTCTGCCACTATTGGCAGAGGTGATGATGAACTTGGTGCTAAGTTGATGAAGAACTTCTTAGCTACGTTGCCAGAACTTGGCAAGTCTTTGTGGCGTATTGTAATGGTCAATGGTGCTGTTACCCTTGCGACTAAGGATAGTCATGTTTTGGAAGAATTAAAAGCCCTTGAAGCAGCTGGAGTAGATCTACTGGTTTGTGGAACATGTCTTGAACATTTTTCCATGCTGGATAAAAAAGCTGTGGGCGAAACCACAAATATGCTGGATATCGTAACCAGCATGCAGGTAGCTGCAAAAGTCATACGACCATAA
- a CDS encoding pseudouridine synthase has product MSEQNRKFSSQETEDRRGRRTGFGDRSERNQSGNNADRRDDERTPKKRNERSYFDSKGKYQGRPIDDGEGEGRRNTYNDLPGRAPSGGGNPRHDDSRGSRNNRGQFESRGRGDNRGRNESGSRNARDEQSGSERRPQRGGYKGHPVERDASSRNDFSRPERSDSRRTGGGDRQRDNRREDSRGGRDNRGRFESRERVEKRGRSESWNHNDRGEQAGSERRPQRDGFKGRPVERDENRRTGFTRSDRSDSRRPDRDFRGGDRQRDNRHEDSRGGRDNRGRFESSDRRGPSRPLSDRHDRRDSAKRGFENRGRSDRPSRPQEGKRDGSEAFGKRPMRYDASSEGTPRNNRTESPVKKAETRPPRPAKKPFVPAKPSVPNLNEPLRINKALAFAGICSRRAADDLITQGVVFVNGVKVEEPGLKIIPTSDVLEVNAERVIFDTEKVEPLYVLLHKPVQTVCTANDPEGRPTVLDILPEEFKEKRIFPVGRLDFFSTGLLLLTNDGELTHRLTHPKWHQNKVYRVRVRGDVPEQVLEKFRSGMILEEGDKLAPVECKVLAHDEGNTRVEMVLTQGINRQIRRMFRDVGLTILNLHRVKIGPIQIGELEKGESRELTQEELAQLYEATGLSK; this is encoded by the coding sequence ATGTCAGAACAAAATAGAAAATTTTCGTCTCAAGAGACTGAAGACCGACGCGGACGTCGGACTGGCTTTGGTGATCGTTCCGAACGTAACCAATCAGGCAACAACGCAGATCGTCGTGACGACGAGCGCACTCCCAAAAAGCGTAACGAACGCTCTTACTTCGATAGCAAAGGCAAATATCAGGGCCGGCCTATCGATGATGGTGAGGGTGAAGGTAGACGTAATACCTATAACGACTTGCCGGGGCGTGCTCCATCTGGTGGAGGAAACCCTCGCCATGATGACAGCCGTGGTAGTCGCAATAATCGTGGACAGTTTGAATCTCGTGGCCGTGGTGATAACCGTGGACGTAACGAGTCTGGAAGTCGTAATGCCCGTGACGAACAGTCCGGTTCAGAGCGACGTCCACAGCGAGGCGGATATAAAGGCCATCCGGTAGAACGTGACGCAAGTTCGCGTAACGATTTTAGTCGCCCAGAGCGCTCTGACTCCCGCCGTACAGGCGGCGGAGATCGCCAGCGTGATAACCGTCGTGAAGATTCCCGTGGTGGCCGCGATAATCGTGGTCGTTTTGAATCTCGTGAACGTGTTGAGAAACGTGGTCGCAGTGAGTCCTGGAACCATAATGATCGTGGCGAACAGGCCGGTTCAGAGCGTCGTCCTCAGCGTGATGGCTTTAAGGGGCGTCCAGTTGAACGTGACGAGAATCGCCGTACTGGCTTTACTCGTTCCGATCGTTCTGATTCCCGTCGTCCAGACCGTGATTTTCGTGGCGGAGACCGCCAGCGTGATAACCGTCATGAAGATTCTCGTGGTGGTCGTGACAACCGTGGCCGTTTTGAATCTTCTGATCGCCGAGGTCCCAGTCGTCCTTTATCTGATAGACATGACCGACGTGATTCTGCCAAGCGTGGCTTTGAAAATCGTGGGCGAAGTGACCGTCCTAGCCGACCTCAGGAAGGTAAGCGTGATGGAAGCGAAGCTTTTGGCAAGCGCCCTATGCGTTATGACGCAAGTTCAGAAGGCACTCCTCGCAACAACCGGACAGAGTCTCCGGTTAAAAAGGCAGAGACTCGACCTCCACGGCCTGCGAAAAAGCCGTTTGTACCTGCAAAGCCAAGCGTACCCAATTTGAATGAGCCTTTGCGTATAAATAAAGCTTTAGCTTTTGCCGGCATTTGTTCACGTCGCGCTGCTGACGACTTGATTACTCAGGGCGTAGTGTTTGTTAACGGCGTAAAAGTTGAAGAGCCGGGATTGAAAATTATCCCAACTTCAGATGTGCTGGAAGTAAACGCAGAACGTGTTATTTTTGATACCGAAAAAGTTGAACCTTTGTACGTTCTTCTTCATAAGCCAGTGCAGACTGTATGTACGGCGAATGATCCAGAAGGCCGCCCTACTGTTCTGGATATCCTTCCAGAAGAGTTTAAAGAAAAGCGTATCTTCCCAGTGGGCCGACTCGACTTCTTTTCTACCGGCTTATTGTTATTGACCAATGATGGTGAGTTAACTCATAGACTCACACATCCTAAGTGGCACCAGAATAAAGTATACCGTGTACGTGTGCGTGGCGATGTTCCGGAACAGGTTCTTGAAAAATTCCGTAGCGGTATGATACTGGAAGAAGGTGATAAGCTTGCTCCGGTTGAATGCAAAGTTCTTGCGCATGATGAAGGGAATACCCGTGTAGAGATGGTGCTAACTCAGGGGATTAATCGTCAGATTCGCCGCATGTTCCGTGATGTCGGGTTGACTATTCTTAACCTGCACCGCGTGAAGATTGGGCCAATTCAGATTGGTGAACTTGAAAAAGGCGAAAGCCGCGAGTTGACCCAAGAAGAACTTGCTCAATTGTATGAGGCGACTGGTCTTAGCAAATAG
- the lolA gene encoding outer membrane lipoprotein chaperone LolA, with protein sequence MNRSLITFVLSFCLFFTTAGIANAGLECLTKSYGKAQTVAADFVQTLIHKDSGEKDVRTGNFVIKRPQLVRWVTDKPFSELLIVNKDAVWNYLKDEEVVYKYPRELADESQNALRFLLGDAKVDNDFYVEDGEEKGNYLLFPKEPTANLTEAKIWVDESSGIITRLRIIDFYGNINDITFKNVTLNAPVNNLVFNFTPPNGVDLEDNTKK encoded by the coding sequence ATGAATCGTAGTCTCATAACATTTGTGCTAAGTTTTTGTCTTTTTTTTACCACCGCAGGAATTGCAAACGCGGGGCTCGAATGTCTCACAAAGTCTTACGGAAAAGCACAAACAGTTGCGGCCGACTTTGTACAAACCCTTATTCATAAGGACAGCGGTGAAAAAGACGTTCGAACTGGAAATTTTGTTATCAAACGCCCCCAACTTGTACGCTGGGTAACAGACAAACCGTTTAGTGAACTACTTATCGTAAACAAAGATGCCGTTTGGAATTATCTGAAAGATGAAGAGGTCGTGTACAAGTATCCACGAGAACTTGCAGATGAAAGCCAAAACGCATTACGTTTTTTGCTTGGAGATGCGAAAGTCGACAACGACTTTTATGTAGAAGATGGCGAAGAAAAAGGTAATTATCTTCTTTTTCCTAAAGAACCGACAGCCAACCTCACCGAAGCAAAAATTTGGGTCGATGAATCATCTGGTATCATAACACGACTTCGCATTATCGATTTTTATGGAAACATAAATGACATCACGTTTAAAAACGTTACATTAAATGCTCCCGTTAATAATCTAGTCTTCAACTTTACTCCGCCTAACGGCGTTGATCTTGAAGACAATACAAAAAAATAA